The Candidatus Binatia bacterium genome contains the following window.
CGATAACAGCCGATATCCATCAGCCGCTTGATGTTGCCCTGAACCTCACGGCGTAGATCGCCCTCGACGCGCATCTGCAGCGCGTCGATCGCGTCGCGAAGCTTCTTCTCGTCCTCTTCGCCCAGCGCCTTAACGCGGACGTTCGGATCCACGCCCGTAAACGCGAGCAGCTTGCGCGACGTCGCGGGGCCGATCCCGAAGATGTAGGTCAGCGCCACTTCGATGCGCTTCTCGCGCGGAAGGTCGATGCCGGCGATACGAGCCATTAATGCGTTCCTTTTCTCAAGCTAACCCTGCACTTGCTTGTGCTTGGGGTTGACCTCGCAGATCACCCGGACCTTGCCCCGGCGCCGGATGATCTTGCACTTGTCACAAATTTTCTTTAC
Protein-coding sequences here:
- the rpsM gene encoding 30S ribosomal protein S13, with translation MARIAGIDLPREKRIEVALTYIFGIGPATSRKLLAFTGVDPNVRVKALGEEDEKKLRDAIDALQMRVEGDLRREVQGNIKRLMDIGCYRGMRHRRGLPVRGQRTKTNARTRKGPKRTVAGKKKTLAKK
- the rpmJ gene encoding 50S ribosomal protein L36; this encodes MKVRPSVKKICDKCKIIRRRGKVRVICEVNPKHKQVQG